The genomic DNA GaagtcatcaatgcacttattgatgaagccagtggcTGGTGGTGTACCCCTCAATCCCATCGGAAGAattccagaacatattccagtctgtgttagcaaaacagtcatgttgcttagcatctgcttcatttgaccacttttttattgaccgagttaCTGGTGCTTCCttctttagtttttgcttgtaagcaggaatcacgaggatagaattatggtcagatttgcaaaatggagggcgagggagagctttgtatgcatctctctgtgtggagtaaaggtggtcaagttttttccccctctggttgcacgttcaacatgctggtagaaattaggtaaaaatggattgaagtttccctgcattaaagtccctggccataaagtccccagccactatgACCGCAGCCTCTGATGAGCATGTAATAAATTATATGTAATCTGATACCAAAATACTGTAACTGTAATCAGTTACGTTATCAGCAAAAATACTGTAATCAGattagatacttttgaaaaacgaGATAATTAGTTATTGGATTAAtgttaaattcagaaaggatgctTGTGAGAAAAAAACTGAAAAAAACGACACCTttttgttttctcaatgacattaaATTCATCATCTAAAAAAGGCGCAAGTTTGAGTTTGTTCCTCCTGAGCAAGTCTGAACACAAGTGAAAGACCACTATGACACACCAACTACATTTGATGGTTCCTTTTttgtcttctaatgcctcttaataAGGGGAACGTAATTCAcaagtaactgaaagtaatcagattacattactgcTTTTGGGTAATCCAAGTTAGGTTACTGATTACAATTGTGGACAAGTAACTAGTAACTAACAGTGACAATATTGACTCAAGAAGAGTTCAATGTTTGATATTGCATTCATACCTTACAGTGGGTGTGGAGCTTCTGTCAATCTCATATGTAGCTGCTGTAGACAACACATCATATGGTACTGTATGTGGACTCTGGTCAAGGGAGCAGCTGGAACTATCATAACCCTGTAAATAAAGACACAGCTACCAAGGAGCCATGGCCTCCCTTGGACAAACCATCTTCTGGGGGTGAGGCCTCTATTCAATGTGTCTTTCTAAAAAATATGGTGGTTGGAGGCCAGTAACAGCTTTGCTTCATATCACCAACAAGTGCATCGTCAGTTGAACTTATCATTGGATATTGTGATGTTCAATTGACTTGGAAGGTCCTTGCTAGATCTTGCTTGATTTTTTTCATCTACATTTCCAGGATGATAGTCATGATCTTTGTGGCCGCTGGACTCATCATCCTCATCTTGTCTGTGTCATTTGCAGGTATGTAGTGAACATATGGATATTTCTACAAACAAAGGGGCCATCAGGGTCAACATTTCTAAATGGTTTGATATACATTTAAATATGATTTTCTAGCAACTTCACATTTGTAGTTACAGGGATAATAGTATATAGGGAAAATGAGACCATAACTCCTAGCAACAACAGAACATCTACATGTCATTCAAAATGTCACATGAAACATGGAGATTGCATGTTTCTTTGTCATGCCTACTagccaggtctgtttgtgctttAGTCAACTTATCTCTAATGTATAATTCATGCTAAACATTCCAGAAGAATTAAAAAGTTAAATAACAGCAtttctatatttttttaaagagttTATTCCAGTACAAAAATAGAATACAATGGGTTCTGTCAACAAAATCATGGACaataactaataatggaatccTTATTATCAGTAAACTTTTCAAgctacagtgaggcaaaaaaagtatttagtcagccaccaattgtgcaagttctcccacttaaaaagttgagagaggcctgtaattttcatcataggtacacttcaactatgacagacataattaggaagaaaaatccagaaaatcacattgtaggattttttatgaatttatttgcaaattggaTTGGAGCAGGAGCAGAGGaaccttccctcctcttccccgaTGTGCtttgagagggaggtgaggaatgGATGAAACAAGAGGAGAACCTCAATTGCATTTCCTTCATTCCTaacatcctctctccttgcctccttctcAATAGCCATTGGATGAGGGGAGAAGACGAGGTGAGAGGATGCAATGAATCAGCGAAATGCAAATGAGATTCTCCCAAGGACAGAGGAAGCAAGTATTTGACAGATATGAAATGTTTTTGACAgtgccagactgactgactgactgaacaaccATAATCCCCATGGCCTGTCCAGAAACCACTCCTAGTCCGTACTGCCCAGTCTAgacacttgtggagatctgagagggaTTGATGAGTGGTGACATGGTGAAAGCTCCACCTTACCCTCTGATAGGCTTGGTGGAATTTTGGTAGTATTGCTTACAAATGTCCAATTTTCTCAGATCTCCACAAATGTTTAAGAGTAGGGGTAGGGGCTCAGGGTTGTTTATGGACAGGACCCTACAACCGTTGGGGTCAGTGGTGGACCTGCAACATGACACTTGAGGCATTGGTTGGATGTTTAATTCCattgctatacacacacacagatgtgcaCAGGTGTAAACTGGACACACCCACGGCACCCTGTCAGGCTGATCAGACAGGTCTGATCAGACAGGTCTATTTACATGTCTACTATTTGTTTCATTCCAGTTAGTTAGATGTGCAACCACTGACTAACTATAGCTAGGGCATATCTCTAGTCGAGTAATATATACTGTTGTTTTGGTTGTATAGCATCATTTAATAAGATTACCAATGGTTAGCTAGGTAGCCAGGATATATCAGTCAGCTAACTATTTACAGGAAAAGCAGTTCATTAATAAGTCAATGTACACTAAATCTAGTGCAGAAATGTTTTAATCTTACCTTATCTTGGCACTGTGGTACGTATGGGAAGCTATTAATCAATTAATTAATAGATCATATTTTCATAGATTCATATAATGGAGTTAGAAGGGTGACTTCCTACTTTGAAAGGACAGGAAGTGTTGGCTGTGCACTTGAACAGGCATTCCACACTTTACCCCACCCACATTTGAACATTGAAATATCAAGTTGTTTTGGGGTGTTATATGCATaaaccaaaaaaatgttttatttttcaatttctattaaaaaacaaataaatatggAAGTTTCAAATTCCAGATTGCTCCGTTTTAATTCAGAAAACAAACGGGCCGTAATCATACCTCAATACTTCTGAGCAATTcgtgctttttgaggtcggttcaGTTTCGGTAAGATTCCAAAAAAAATAATGACGGTTTTCGATttcaataatttaaaaaaaacattaaatgcactatatatcatgtgggttgaatgctgtaacaacgcagaataaaacaattaatacaagtcccatgatggtagtgaatGCCCATTACTGCTGATCACTTATTAACCattatttattcacattacttaaaaaatatatatttcagttatgtatattatatttatttgatgactttattatttcacTCCAAGTCATCATTTCATCTATATAGAGTTGCTGCTTATGCTGTCTGACAAGATCATTATTTTGGAGTtattcaaagtaaataaggcatatttttatgactgctgaataccaactatcaatcaatTAGATCATGCATTTTCAGGTAGCTTTACCTCTCGAAGCAACAGCTGCTCTCTATATCCCCTCACGATCGCGCATTACTCTGCCTCTTTCATTGCAGGCAAAGTAAAAAGAGACCAGACAAGTAGATGCCGagggattatggtcattgtagttaattatcaCGTTTTATGCGCTAAAGCTATGTACAATATTGgtctgttggaaactacaacacCCTGCTTCACAGTGTTCTGGCTGGATCTGACATACGTATAGAAACTGTGCAATGTGCGATTGAAATCACATAAAAACACGTAACAAAATATAATTCAAATAATTGAAGCAatgtcaattagttgtttaaaaaacaaaaaataatcGAAATTtcggttaatcgctcagcactatacCTCAGGAATCTTGATTTAATGTTGTCCGGGAAGTAGGCTATTTTTCTTGGCCACCATAACAACATACACCCCAAAATGTTCGGCCAAGGCTTGAGATCAGCATTAATTCCCGCTCTTTGGCTGTTGTTAAATCGCTTGTAGAATCACACATGCTCTTGTCAATTGGCTGTCATTCAGTAAATTATTTCCTGAATCAGAAGATGTTGTTTAATAATGTCTCCACATAATTAAACAGATAGACATCAGACGCGCATCAAACAACTATCCATTATTATTGAAGAACCCTGTTAAACACAGtatacatttttgttttattaatCATGTTAAAGTTTCTCTCTGTTTGAAACATTGGATTTTGCAATCACATACATTATTTTGGATATGAAAACTGTATTCACACCGGAGATACGAAATGTTAGGTTACAGTACACTTTGAGATAGACATAAAAAAAGTGTCTGACAGCAATATCCATGAATTTCACAGGATCAAGGTCAATGTGTAATTAAATAGTTAAATGCTGCTTACTATATGATATAACATCAAACAACAGTATCATAAATGTAAGGAAAAAAAGGTTGTTTTGTCACACTAGTTTTGTGAAGACTCCAAGCACGAGAATGGGTTTAATTATAGGTTTTGATTCAAGTTATCAATTCTATTGAATGTATGTTCCCCCTTCATATCTTAATTTATTCAcatgaaaaaaaatacaaatgattGTTAATGACTTTGTAACAGCTCCAAACAGTTGTCTACTACAAGATATGCTCACTGGTACAATAGTTTATAGAAAAacccatatattattattattttatttttttacctttatttttaaAATACTGTGTACATACTTGTGTCATCCTCATTGTCAATATCCATGTCATGTCTCTGTTAACATGTAACATGCATTTGAGCATACGTGAGTGCATGcgtacctgtctgtgtgtgtgtgccagtgtatGTGGGTAACAAAAGGCTCTATGAACTGCACACAGTATATCTGTGTTAATCAAACCTCCTGTATGTTGTGTTCTCTTTTGCTGTGTGCTGTCCTTTAGTTCAGGGTTTAGGGGGTTCCCAGGGCACTGTGGATAGCAATAACAAGTGGCCCATCGGGAACCTGGGGGAGGATGTCATCCTGAGCTGCAAGTTCAAGACTTCAACTAACAGCGGGGAATCGACCAGTCAAGTGTCAATCACATGGAAGAAGAAGGGACTCAGCGAAGTGGTGTACAGTTACAATAAAGGAGCAGTCCAGCTGACGGAGCAGAACCCCCAGTTTAAAGATAGAACCCAGCTGTTCTCAGACGCCATAGGTGGAGGCAATGCCTCTATGTTGCTGAGGAACGTGAAAATGAAAGATGAGGGGGTGTACTACTGCAGTGTGAATGCCCCTAGTGGCTCAGGGACTGACATTGTTAACCTCAGAGATGCAGGTAAGAAGACAAGTCTTAGGCATTCTCAATATTTCACAATTCACATTTGTAGAACTACACACAAAGTAGCTTTCACTTAAAATATGCTTAATTTCAGCTTTCTCGGCCCCCAAATTTAAGTGGGTCAACACTACCCTGacggcagagggagagagatggttccCAAAACCAGATGTCCTCTGGTTGGACGTCAATGACAACGTCCTAAACGAGAGTGAAACTAGCTTTTTCAACAACTCCGTCGGGATAACCCGATTCATCAGCTCCCTTCTGCAAATTACATTGAATGACAGCTACACCTGCATCATCCAAAACCATCTGGTGAAGGCTGTCTCCCGGGCAACCATCAAAGGTCCAGTAAGCACCTTTCGGGGCAAAGAAAATAGTATTTTATACTGAAAAAATATCTGGATGAGAAGGGCATGTTAGACGACTCTCTCCCAGTTTAAAAACATTTACACAAGTGAAGTCACTCCCTCAAGTGATGACACCTACATCCTCTTCAGTCTAAACATGACAACCTGGCCAACCGTGACAGCTAAACAAAAAATAAAGTGACAAATAATGACTGGTggccagggttgggtaggtgacagggttgggtaagtaatcatctagttttgcAAAAggatctgtaatctgattacaatagtTTTGCTGGTTATGTAACTGATTAGttacagtttaaaaaaaaatagtttaCATGTCCTGCCCAACCCTGCATTTGGTAGTGTGCCTACTGTATAGTCAGCATATTTCCTTTTTATTACAGATATAGAGATATCAACGACgactttcttctccttctctactgCAGCTGCACCGCCCATACTACTACCCCAATGGCACATCCTAGCAGCTACAACCAGTTTATTTTTCTGGATCTACCAACTAACCTGAttaacacatgcacacaaactaCTCTTCATAGCCTACAGGCAAGATGACTAAAATTACTGTCTGTGGTGAAGTGAACTGGTCTGGTGACTTTCCACTTGCCTTGGTCTGCCTGGAGTCTGATGGATTTTGTGTTGGATTAAGAAGTGGCGAcaaactgtgtatgtgtgtgtgtgtgtggctcagtggcgacccgtcattcagggcaggtggggcagtaccccacctgttttgagccctaCATTTTTAGCAAAAAAATGTATAACAATAATAttagttttttgggggggcttgcctgttttgcatgttattttggcattatgtgtcacatatcagtttgcaaacaatgtaaaaaaatatatatataattgagttattaaagctgcatacaaacatggtctctttcttGATTAAGGCAGCTCCCAAATGCAGGTgcttcagcctagctcagtgctttctgtggtggtggggcaagccagcttTTTTTCAAATAGGCTTGGTCGATTTCGGACACCGGTAAATTCTTCAACAAAAACCTGTACAAAGTGTTTTGAAAACAACAAGACAAGACTATAAAAAGATCATGTCACCTACAGACAAAAAGTTGGAGAAGGACCATGTGGATTCCCCGCCAACCCCGACCACAAACTCGAGCTCTAACAACGGAGATAAGGGGGGCGTCGTGGTCAATGCGAGGGCAGCGTGCAGCGTTTGTAGACGTTGATATCGTGAGCCTAAAATTCTGCTGTGTTTACACACTTTTTGCGCAGGCTGCGTTCGTCAACTGGAACCGTTTTCGGTGTCGTCTGGTGTACACAATGGCAAAGCGGTACATCTGGAAGGCGAGTCGCCCTCCTCTGCCGTCAAAGGTCTCTGTCCCAAGTGTGACTCTGAGGTGGACATCCCGTTGTCCGGGGTAGAATGGCTGACCACTGACCACTTGGCCCTGGACAAAGTGTTTCTGGAGACGCTGATGAGCGAAAACTCTGTGGTATGCGACCTGTGCAGCGACTGGGACACAGAGAAACATTGTGAGGTTTGCTGTGTCAACCTTTGTGAGTTCTGTTGTTAATCACAAAGGTGAGTGCAAGAATTTGTAGGCCAAACTCATGAGTCATGACCAATGTCCAATTTGTTGCAAGTTAACTAATAAAAAGGGCTTTAATGGGGTTCGTTTTAGCTTTGAAATTATTATAATTTGTGTGGTTTATTGTGACCTACCATATGAGTTCACCATATCCATCTTCCTATCTTCCCCAGGAGACAGAAGAGGACGTCGACTCACACAGTCGAATGTCTGGAGGACCTGAAGACCCAGGATTGTCTCTCTCGGCCCGTCCTGTGTTCCCTCCACCCCGGTCAGGAGCTGCGTCTCTTCTGTGAGATCTGCGACCTGCCCATCTGCCTGGAGTGTGCCGCCACCTTCCACCGTGACCACTACTGCCTCCCGACACTTGACGTCATCGACCGCCATGGGGACAGTATCCGGTAGCTGGTTACCGGGCTCCTGCTGTCACGGCTGGACCGGCTGGAGGAGTCGCTGCGGAAGGTGGACCTATCCCAGGAGGTCTTGCAGGCCAGGATGGATGCGACGACGGATGAGGTGCGTTCCTTTGCGAGGGGCTACGCTAGTGCTGTGGAGTCACACTGC from Oncorhynchus keta strain PuntledgeMale-10-30-2019 chromosome 7, Oket_V2, whole genome shotgun sequence includes the following:
- the vtcn1 gene encoding V-set domain-containing T-cell activation inhibitor 1, whose amino-acid sequence is MASLGQTIFWGMIVMIFVAAGLIILILSVSFAVQGLGGSQGTVDSNNKWPIGNLGEDVILSCKFKTSTNSGESTSQVSITWKKKGLSEVVYSYNKGAVQLTEQNPQFKDRTQLFSDAIGGGNASMLLRNVKMKDEGVYYCSVNAPSGSGTDIVNLRDAAFSAPKFKWVNTTLTAEGERWFPKPDVLWLDVNDNVLNESETSFFNNSVGITRFISSLLQITLNDSYTCIIQNHLVKAVSRATIKDIEISTTTFFSFSTAAAPPILLPQWHILAATTSLFFWIYQLT
- the LOC118385833 gene encoding LOW QUALITY PROTEIN: tripartite motif-containing protein 45 (The sequence of the model RefSeq protein was modified relative to this genomic sequence to represent the inferred CDS: deleted 1 base in 1 codon; substituted 1 base at 1 genomic stop codon), with the translated sequence MSPTDKKLEKDHVDSPPTPTTNSSSNNGDKGGVVVNARAACSVCCVRQLEPFSVSSGVHNGKAVHLEGESPSSAVKGLCPKCDSEVDIPLSGVEWLTTDHLALDKVFLETLMSENSVVCDLRQKRTSTHTVECLEDLKTQDCLSRPVLCSLHPGQELRLFCEICDLPICLECAATFHRDHYCLPTLDVIDRHGDSIRXLVTGLLLSRLDRLEESLRKVDLSQEVLQARMDATTDEVRSFARGYASAVESHCLSLLRCLVELRLQCRNQTHLQRAQLQQALSDACGGMAFTERLLMCGSDSENLSAKGVTLRRLGNLVETDYDPHPATIAPDNGSSICFLPRESAGKVGGYSVVEVITQRHWSSAGVPSRGKVRPRPRLCPETTLSPASYTLFPLAPTSETVPLSHF